From the Brachyhypopomus gauderio isolate BG-103 chromosome 5, BGAUD_0.2, whole genome shotgun sequence genome, one window contains:
- the LOC143513760 gene encoding uncharacterized protein LOC143513760: MASENLRSGQAQAKDDIQTLSEQEEMFNTIENLASLMKKATAQIKIEKIKNRELVSEYEKIERKWTREWEEMMNRQKELEEECKTLQDEKRVIEKDRKLMRECLKEMRRMAVHREREDLEKMKLRQEIHFYQVNEKARLKEIKELRQKVEKQVEKMEKNEKIKRELEEREKVRQQEWERERKEVEKMKCEIEQERNRMRDERKREREELTRDKALYRLKIERMVVRAFAKKDAKPEGSEKKTRGRWWKSWKNHDHCRSQESSDNSAELSSCPGRNNPESQSSAGRVKETMKSIWQKWFKR, encoded by the coding sequence ATGGCAAGTGAAAATCTGAGAAGTGGACAGGCACAAGCAAAGGATGACATACAGACGCTAAGTGAACAGGAGGAGATGTTCAATACGATTGAGAATTTAGCATCCTTGATGAAGAAAGCCACAGCTCAAATAAAGATAGAGAAGATTAAAAACAGAGAGTTGGTCAGTGAATACGAGAAGATAGAAAGGAAGTGGACAAGAGAGTGGGAAGAAATGATGAACAGACAGAAGGAACTGGAGGAGGAGTGCAAAACCCTGCAGGATGAAAAGAGGGTCATTGAGAAGGACAGGAAGCTAATGAGGGAGTGTTTAAAGGAGATGAGAAGGATGGCTgtgcacagagagagggaggatctGGAGAAGATGAAGCTCAGGCAGGAGATTCACTTCTACCAAGTGAATGAAAAGGCAAGACTGAAGGAAATTAAAGAGCTCAGGCAAAAGGTGGAAAAGCAAGTGGAAAAGATGGAGAAGAACGAAAAGATAAAGAGGGAGCTcgaagaaagagagaaggtgaggcagcaagagtgggagagggagagaaaagaggtGGAGAAGATGAAGTGCGAAATAGAGCAAGAAAGGAACAGGATGAGGgatgaaaggaagagagagcgagaagagTTGACGAGAGATAAGGCTTTATACCGCCTGAAGATAGAGCGAATGGTGGTTAGAGCGTTTGCCAAAAAAGACGCAAAACCTGAGGGCTCCGAGAAGAAAACGCGGGGACGATGGTGGAAAAGTTGGAAGAACCACGATCACTGCAGGAGCCAGGAGAGCTCAGATAATTCCGCAGAACTCTCATCCTGCCCCGGCAGAAACAACCCAGAGAGTCAGAGCTCTGCAGGCCGAGTGAAGGAGACGATGAAGAGCATATGGCAAAAATGGTTCAAGCGCTGA